The Juglans regia cultivar Chandler chromosome 2, Walnut 2.0, whole genome shotgun sequence genome includes a window with the following:
- the LOC109018365 gene encoding E3 ubiquitin-protein ligase AIRP2-like, which translates to MFDNYHQLAAKPSYQDSLKVLEADIQHANMLAASIPRSKGGACLQMKLVYNHLAPILLFLLQWMDCSCTCLLSSYLNLFHIIVYKVRSDGKPNISSCGRRATVTEFYAVILPSLQRLNGDLSELDVTREEGSSIQMVVRKKLEKKRKIPDVDLEREDECGICLESCTKMVVPNCCHAMCINCYRDWNTRSESCPFCRGSLKRVNSGDLWVLTCSGDVVDTQTVLKEDILRFNLYIKNLPRDIPDALFLMYYEYLF; encoded by the exons GATAACTATCATCAACTTGCAGCTAAACCCTCTTACCAAGATTCCCTTAAGGTTCTGGAGGCAGATATTCAGCATGCCAATATGCT GGCAGCTTCTATTCCAAGAAGCAAAGGCGGTGCCTGCCTTCAAATGAAATTGGTCTACAATCATTTGGCACCCATTTTACTGTTTTTGCTTCAGTGGATGGATTGCTCATGTACTTGTCTACTTTCAAGTTATTTAAACCTTTTTCACATAATTGTATATAAG gTGCGCTCTGATGGGAAGCCAAATATCTCTTCATGTGGAAGGAGAGCTACCGTTACAGAATTCTACG CTGTTATATTACCGTCTCTTCAGCGTCTCAATGGCGACTTGTCAGAGTTGGATGTTACTCGAGAGGAAGGTAGCTCCATTCAGATGGTAGTCAGgaagaaattagaaaagaagagaaagattCCAGATGTTGACTTGGAGAGAGAAGATGAGTGTGGGATCTGCTTGGAGTCTTGCACTAAAATGGTTGTGCCAAACTGCTGCCATGCCATGTGCATCAACTGTTACCGTGACTG GAATACAAGGTCAGAATCTTGCCCTTTTTGCCGTGGAAGTTTAAAGAGAGTGAATTCAGGAGACTTGTGGGTTCTGACATGCAGTGGCGATGTGGTTGACACTCAAACTGTGTTAAAGGAGGATATTTTGCGCTTCAATCTTTACATAAAGAACCTACCTAGGGATATCCCAGATGCCCTGTTCTTAATGTACTATGAGTACTTATTCTAA